From one Amycolatopsis sp. FDAARGOS 1241 genomic stretch:
- a CDS encoding 2,3-butanediol dehydrogenase gives MRAAVFHGKHDIRVENVPEPAAVGAKEVRVRPSLCGICGTDLHEYASGPIVIPTSPHPLSHAAAPQVLGHEFSGQVLEIGAEVTGIRVGDRVSVMPLIYCGHCYYCRRGLNHLCPRMACTGLSWHGGGISEQVVVPDYQIAALPGSVSDVQGALVEPAAVAAYGVDRTGFGAGDTLFITGAGPIGALAALYAHASGAAQVIVSEPNARRRDLLDALGVATVLDPLTEDVPEAVRALTGGVGADVAAECSGSEAGLATALGSLRSHGTATQVGLHVRPATIDPMALSQRDLSLVGTWCYPVFDFPRIIALVATGLFPVERVLTEVIAVDDVVAGGFDRLLDPEGDAQKLLVKVG, from the coding sequence ATGCGCGCCGCAGTCTTCCACGGCAAGCACGACATCCGGGTCGAGAACGTACCCGAGCCGGCTGCGGTCGGCGCGAAGGAGGTGCGCGTCCGGCCTTCCCTGTGCGGGATCTGTGGCACCGACCTGCACGAGTACGCGTCCGGGCCGATCGTCATCCCCACCAGCCCGCATCCGCTGTCGCACGCCGCGGCCCCGCAGGTGCTCGGCCACGAGTTCTCCGGTCAGGTGCTCGAGATCGGTGCCGAGGTCACGGGAATCCGCGTCGGCGACCGGGTCTCGGTGATGCCCTTGATCTACTGTGGACACTGCTACTACTGCCGCCGCGGGCTCAACCACCTGTGCCCGCGGATGGCCTGCACCGGGCTCAGCTGGCACGGCGGCGGGATCAGCGAGCAGGTGGTGGTGCCCGACTACCAGATCGCCGCGCTGCCGGGATCGGTTTCCGACGTCCAGGGTGCCCTGGTCGAGCCGGCGGCGGTAGCCGCCTACGGGGTCGACCGCACCGGGTTCGGGGCCGGCGACACGCTCTTCATCACCGGCGCCGGTCCGATCGGCGCGCTCGCCGCGCTGTACGCCCACGCTTCCGGTGCGGCGCAGGTAATCGTGAGCGAACCCAACGCGCGGCGCCGGGACCTGCTCGATGCGCTCGGTGTCGCGACCGTGCTCGATCCGCTGACCGAGGACGTGCCGGAGGCGGTCCGTGCGCTCACCGGCGGGGTCGGCGCCGACGTCGCCGCCGAATGCTCCGGATCCGAGGCCGGCCTGGCCACGGCGCTCGGCAGCCTGCGCTCCCACGGCACCGCGACGCAGGTGGGCCTGCACGTCCGCCCCGCGACGATCGACCCGATGGCCCTGTCGCAGCGGGATCTGAGCCTGGTCGGCACGTGGTGCTACCCGGTGTTCGACTTCCCGCGCATCATCGCGCTCGTCGCGACCGGACTGTTCCCGGTGGAGCGGGTGCTCACCGAGGTGATCGCGGTCGACGACGTCGTCGCCGGCGGGTTCGACCGGCTGCTCGACCCCGAAGGCGACGCGCAGAAGCTGCTCGTCAAGGTCGGCTGA
- a CDS encoding ABC transporter permease: MSDTTRGSVAVTRSAPAPAPAPGTGHPPRPSLWRRTTAQHASRGLVTILVATVLLFLVSLLLQPESLGRSSLQGMLPFAAVLAVVALGQTLVVQQAGIDLSVPGTVSLSVIIVTHYPGGDNGKLLPAVLLAYVAALAAGLLNGLVVSRLGMSAIVTSLGTNALLYAVVLGVSGGSPVTTTAALHSIATGRFLGLPYAVFIAVVLVAVTGFAMKRTVPGRRFEAVGDNPEAAGLAGLRVRRHQLAAYVWASLLYGTAGILLAGIVTTPGAFQGDTLLLPSVAAVVLGGTSLLGGKGSPVASAIAALFLSQLDQFVLTLGVSAATDNIVQALALAAGVAVYTVNWAAVRGWFRRVPTSRTQQ, from the coding sequence ATGAGCGACACGACAAGGGGCTCGGTGGCCGTCACCCGGTCGGCCCCGGCGCCCGCCCCGGCTCCGGGGACCGGCCATCCACCGCGGCCGAGCTTGTGGCGGCGGACGACGGCGCAGCACGCCTCCCGCGGCCTGGTCACGATCCTCGTCGCGACCGTCCTGCTGTTCCTCGTCAGCCTGCTGCTGCAGCCCGAGAGCCTGGGCCGCAGCTCGCTGCAGGGGATGCTGCCCTTCGCCGCAGTGCTGGCCGTGGTCGCGCTCGGGCAGACGCTGGTCGTCCAGCAGGCCGGGATCGACCTTTCGGTGCCCGGCACCGTGTCCCTCAGCGTGATCATCGTGACCCACTATCCCGGCGGCGACAACGGAAAGCTCCTCCCCGCGGTGCTGCTGGCCTACGTCGCCGCACTGGCGGCGGGCCTGCTCAACGGCCTCGTGGTCAGCCGGCTGGGAATGTCGGCGATCGTCACGTCCCTCGGCACCAACGCGCTGCTCTACGCGGTGGTGCTCGGGGTTTCGGGTGGCTCGCCGGTGACGACCACGGCCGCGCTGCACTCGATCGCCACCGGCCGCTTCCTCGGCCTGCCCTACGCGGTTTTCATCGCCGTGGTCCTCGTCGCGGTGACAGGCTTCGCGATGAAGCGCACCGTGCCGGGCCGGCGGTTCGAGGCCGTGGGCGACAACCCGGAGGCGGCCGGGCTCGCGGGCCTGCGCGTGCGGCGCCACCAGCTGGCCGCGTACGTCTGGGCTTCACTGCTCTACGGCACCGCCGGCATCCTCCTGGCCGGCATCGTCACCACGCCGGGTGCGTTCCAGGGCGACACGCTGCTGCTGCCCTCGGTCGCGGCCGTCGTGCTGGGCGGCACGTCGCTGCTCGGCGGCAAGGGCAGCCCCGTCGCCAGTGCCATCGCCGCCCTGTTTCTGTCCCAGCTCGACCAGTTCGTGCTGACGCTCGGTGTCAGCGCGGCGACCGACAACATCGTCCAGGCCCTCGCGCTCGCCGCGGGTGTCGCCGTCTACACCGTGAACTGGGCCGCCGTGCGCGGCTGGTTCCGCCGTGTCCCCACTTCCCGGACCCAGCAGTAG
- a CDS encoding substrate-binding domain-containing protein, with product MSSRHLRRSALAGLASLALVTTACTVDDGASTSAQGKPANANVPAWCGSKQISLGLADGFGDNNWRKVTTAEAKAEVAKCPSVTSFTYTDGQGNTQKAISDIQGLVAKGTQAIVVFPDAGQAVLPALRSAFKAGVVTVPYRVSPGGTPGQDYDAFVSTDFEQAGVLWGQWLVKALNGKGKVLNLGGPPANSQSLDEYKGMQSVLKDHPGIQFVGTTPYEVTNWDAAQTQRVITAALAKNPEIDAITTDFGAALASSFSAFTSAGRKIPAIATEDANQLACNWQQQKDAGSAFPLFTVSSQNAMSRLAIDVAVAKATGGVVPKDQVYPQTAFEDSISGRPHPVTCDKELPSDAFVSSSLSKADQIAALK from the coding sequence ATGTCTTCCCGTCACCTCCGCCGGTCGGCGCTCGCCGGCCTCGCTTCCCTCGCCCTGGTGACCACTGCGTGCACAGTGGACGACGGCGCTTCGACCAGCGCCCAGGGCAAGCCCGCCAACGCGAACGTGCCGGCCTGGTGCGGTTCGAAGCAGATCTCCCTCGGCCTGGCCGACGGCTTCGGCGACAACAACTGGCGCAAGGTCACCACGGCCGAAGCCAAGGCCGAGGTCGCGAAGTGCCCGAGCGTCACGTCGTTCACCTACACCGACGGGCAGGGCAACACGCAGAAGGCCATTTCGGACATCCAGGGTCTCGTCGCCAAGGGCACGCAGGCCATCGTGGTGTTCCCCGACGCCGGCCAAGCGGTGCTGCCCGCGCTTCGCAGCGCGTTCAAGGCGGGTGTGGTCACCGTGCCGTACCGCGTCAGCCCGGGCGGAACCCCCGGCCAGGACTACGACGCGTTCGTGAGCACCGACTTCGAGCAGGCCGGCGTGCTGTGGGGCCAGTGGCTCGTGAAGGCGCTGAACGGCAAGGGCAAGGTGCTCAACCTCGGCGGCCCGCCCGCGAACTCGCAGAGCCTCGACGAGTACAAGGGCATGCAGAGCGTGCTCAAGGACCACCCGGGGATCCAGTTCGTCGGCACCACGCCGTACGAGGTGACCAACTGGGACGCCGCGCAGACCCAGCGCGTGATCACCGCGGCGCTGGCGAAGAACCCGGAGATCGACGCGATCACCACCGATTTCGGGGCTGCGCTGGCCAGTTCGTTCTCCGCGTTCACCTCGGCGGGGCGCAAGATCCCGGCGATCGCGACCGAGGACGCCAACCAGCTCGCCTGCAACTGGCAGCAGCAGAAGGACGCCGGCAGCGCTTTCCCGCTGTTCACCGTCTCGTCGCAGAACGCGATGTCGCGCCTGGCGATCGACGTCGCGGTGGCGAAGGCGACCGGTGGCGTGGTGCCGAAGGACCAGGTGTACCCGCAGACCGCGTTCGAGGACTCGATCTCGGGCCGGCCGCACCCCGTCACGTGCGACAAGGAGCTGCCGAGCGATGCGTTCGTGTCCAGCTCGCTGTCCAAAGCGGACCAGATCGCGGCGCTGAAGTAG
- a CDS encoding ATP-binding cassette domain-containing protein → MTEVAALSLTGVSKSYGPVRALAEVSLDVFGGRVHALLGENGAGKSTLMGIASGSTQPDEGTITVAGEPIGALTTDRASRLGIAIVHQHPAVVADMTVAENIRLAVPAERMPAGTPRVWMAELLRRVGADLRLQDRVADLSVAQKQLLELAKAIALEPKVLILDEPTAPLGAEQTEILFDQVRQATARGTAVVYITHRLAEVREIADEVTVLRDGRARGHAAVADLTDDEMLRMIVGRELASTFPEKDPDPALAKVALAVEGLSGEGFHDARLVAHHGEIVGLAGIVGNGQSEFLRALAGLRHSTGRIVLDGVRLRGRALVRSTAYMPADRHRESLLPAMSVRENAAVSALPSFAGGGVVSGERERAGVDAELAKLSVKTASRETNVMALSGGNQQKVVMARALLAAPRLLLADEPTQGVDVGARSEIYTIMRDVAASGVPVVVVSSDAKELEGLCDRVVVFSRGHVVTELTGDEVTEEKITGAVVNATTHRGETPPAKKAEKAPEARPARTPMAERVRDLAKGDYAPSLVLALVILALGGYTFAHNVRFLAPFNVTSLLTLLTALAFISLGQTIVIMTGGIDLSVGPLAGLLVVIASFFVTDGHSPVLVVLAFVIMLAVAVLSGVLNGLLIRFGGFTAVAATLTLYIGLQGISLLLRPFQGGFISTSVTDAITVSVGFVPVAFIVAVVVAVALELALRFTAWGRGLRAAGSNEGSALRLGVKVNRVHVLAYVGCAVLTFFGALLLMAQIGVGDPTQGVSYTLSSITAVVLGGASLAGGRGSFIGTLLGATLIQEVLNATTFLNLSQSWQYFFQGILILIAAAIYTRVRRRTPALV, encoded by the coding sequence ATGACCGAAGTAGCGGCTCTGAGCCTCACCGGGGTTTCGAAGAGCTACGGGCCCGTGCGCGCACTGGCCGAGGTGTCGCTGGACGTCTTCGGCGGCCGGGTGCACGCGCTGCTCGGCGAGAACGGGGCTGGCAAGTCGACGCTGATGGGCATCGCGTCCGGCTCGACCCAGCCCGACGAGGGCACCATCACGGTGGCCGGTGAGCCGATCGGGGCGCTGACCACCGACCGCGCGAGCCGGCTCGGCATCGCGATCGTGCACCAGCACCCGGCCGTGGTGGCCGACATGACGGTCGCCGAGAACATCCGCCTCGCGGTACCCGCCGAGCGGATGCCGGCCGGCACGCCGCGGGTGTGGATGGCCGAACTGCTGCGGCGTGTCGGCGCGGACCTGCGGCTGCAGGACCGCGTGGCCGATCTCAGCGTCGCGCAGAAGCAGCTGCTCGAACTGGCGAAGGCCATCGCGCTGGAGCCCAAGGTGCTGATCCTCGACGAGCCGACCGCACCGCTGGGCGCGGAGCAAACCGAGATCCTCTTCGACCAGGTGCGCCAGGCCACCGCCCGCGGCACGGCGGTCGTCTACATCACCCATCGCCTGGCCGAGGTACGCGAGATCGCGGACGAGGTGACGGTGCTGCGCGACGGCCGGGCGCGCGGGCACGCGGCCGTCGCCGACCTCACCGACGACGAGATGCTGCGGATGATCGTCGGGCGCGAACTCGCCTCGACGTTCCCGGAGAAGGACCCCGATCCGGCCCTCGCCAAGGTGGCACTGGCAGTCGAAGGCCTGTCCGGCGAAGGGTTCCACGACGCACGCCTCGTGGCGCACCACGGGGAGATCGTCGGGCTCGCCGGGATCGTCGGGAACGGCCAGAGCGAGTTCCTGCGCGCACTGGCCGGACTGCGGCACTCGACGGGCCGGATCGTGCTCGACGGCGTGCGGCTACGGGGCCGCGCCCTCGTCCGCTCGACCGCGTACATGCCCGCCGACCGGCATCGGGAAAGCCTCTTGCCGGCGATGTCGGTGCGGGAGAACGCCGCGGTGAGCGCGCTGCCGTCGTTTGCCGGCGGGGGAGTGGTCTCGGGCGAGCGCGAGCGGGCAGGAGTGGACGCCGAACTGGCCAAGCTCTCGGTGAAGACCGCGTCGCGCGAGACGAACGTGATGGCGCTCTCGGGCGGGAACCAGCAGAAGGTCGTGATGGCGCGGGCATTGCTCGCCGCGCCGCGGCTGCTGCTCGCCGACGAGCCGACCCAGGGGGTCGACGTCGGCGCCCGGTCGGAGATCTACACGATCATGCGCGACGTCGCCGCTTCCGGCGTGCCGGTCGTCGTGGTGTCCTCGGACGCCAAGGAGCTGGAAGGCCTGTGCGACCGGGTCGTCGTGTTCTCCCGCGGGCACGTCGTCACCGAACTCACCGGCGACGAGGTGACCGAGGAGAAGATCACCGGCGCGGTCGTCAACGCCACCACCCACCGCGGCGAAACGCCGCCGGCGAAGAAGGCCGAGAAGGCTCCCGAAGCCCGGCCCGCGCGGACGCCGATGGCCGAACGCGTGCGGGACCTGGCCAAGGGAGACTACGCGCCGAGCCTCGTGCTCGCGCTGGTGATCCTCGCGCTCGGGGGCTACACCTTCGCCCACAACGTCCGGTTCCTGGCGCCGTTCAACGTCACCTCGCTGCTGACGCTGCTCACGGCGCTCGCGTTCATCAGTCTGGGCCAGACGATCGTGATCATGACCGGCGGGATCGACCTGTCCGTCGGCCCGCTCGCCGGGCTGCTCGTGGTGATCGCGTCGTTCTTCGTCACCGACGGCCATTCCCCGGTGCTCGTGGTGCTCGCGTTCGTGATCATGCTCGCGGTGGCCGTGCTGTCCGGAGTGCTGAACGGCTTGCTGATCCGCTTCGGCGGGTTCACGGCGGTCGCCGCGACACTGACCCTCTACATCGGACTGCAGGGCATCTCCTTGCTGCTGCGGCCGTTCCAGGGCGGGTTCATCAGCACGTCGGTCACGGACGCGATCACGGTGTCGGTCGGATTCGTGCCGGTCGCGTTCATCGTGGCGGTCGTCGTCGCGGTCGCGTTGGAGCTGGCGCTGCGGTTCACCGCTTGGGGCCGGGGCCTGCGCGCGGCCGGCTCGAACGAGGGCTCCGCGCTCCGCCTGGGCGTCAAGGTCAACCGGGTCCACGTGCTCGCCTACGTCGGGTGCGCGGTGCTGACGTTCTTCGGCGCGCTGCTGCTGATGGCCCAGATCGGTGTCGGCGACCCGACGCAGGGCGTGAGCTACACGCTCTCCAGCATCACCGCGGTCGTGCTGGGCGGGGCCAGCCTCGCCGGCGGGCGCGGGTCGTTCATCGGGACGTTGCTCGGCGCGACGCTGATCCAGGAAGTGCTCAACGCGACGACGTTCCTCAACCTGAGCCAGAGCTGGCAGTACTTCTTCCAGGGCATCCTCATCCTCATCGCCGCCGCGATCTACACGCGCGTGCGCCGCCGGACGCCGGCCCTGGTCTGA
- a CDS encoding SDR family oxidoreductase encodes MSETALVVGVTGIAGAAVATRLVERGWAVTGVSRRSESGLPGVRPVRTDLEDPAGLRAALADTAPTHVFLTAWSRRPTEAENIEVNAGIVRNVLAAATAGGAVRHVALMTGLKHYLGPFEAYAAGVTPDTPFHEDEARLDVPNFYYAQEDELFAGAERHGFTWSVHRAHTVIGHAVGNAMNMGMTLAVYAAVCRETGRDFRFPGSEVQWNGVTDMTDAGLLADQMVWAATAENARNEAFNIANGDVFRWRWMWPRIAKLLGVTAAGFDGKPAPLEEQMADAAPVWRRIAERHGLREPDVARVASWWHTDSDLGRPIECLTDLSKSRKAGFTGYTSTLDSFARLFETLRAERIIPPAADR; translated from the coding sequence GTGAGCGAAACAGCACTCGTCGTGGGCGTCACCGGCATCGCCGGGGCCGCGGTGGCCACGCGGCTGGTCGAGCGCGGCTGGGCGGTGACCGGGGTGTCGAGGCGCAGCGAGTCCGGCCTGCCCGGCGTCCGGCCGGTCCGCACCGACCTCGAGGACCCGGCCGGGCTGCGCGCCGCCCTCGCGGACACCGCGCCGACGCACGTCTTCCTCACCGCGTGGTCGCGCCGCCCGACCGAGGCGGAGAACATCGAGGTCAACGCCGGCATCGTACGGAACGTGCTGGCGGCGGCCACCGCCGGTGGCGCGGTGCGGCACGTGGCCCTGATGACCGGGCTCAAGCACTACCTCGGGCCGTTCGAGGCCTACGCCGCCGGCGTCACGCCGGACACGCCGTTCCACGAGGACGAGGCGCGCCTCGACGTGCCGAACTTCTACTACGCGCAGGAGGACGAGCTCTTCGCGGGCGCCGAGCGGCACGGCTTCACCTGGAGCGTGCACCGCGCGCACACGGTGATCGGGCACGCCGTCGGAAACGCGATGAACATGGGGATGACGCTGGCCGTCTACGCGGCCGTGTGCCGCGAAACCGGGCGGGACTTCCGCTTCCCCGGGTCGGAGGTTCAGTGGAACGGCGTCACCGACATGACCGACGCCGGACTGCTGGCCGACCAGATGGTCTGGGCGGCCACGGCCGAGAACGCGCGCAACGAGGCGTTCAACATCGCCAACGGCGACGTGTTCCGCTGGCGCTGGATGTGGCCGCGCATCGCGAAGCTGCTCGGCGTCACGGCGGCGGGGTTCGACGGCAAGCCCGCGCCGCTGGAGGAGCAGATGGCCGACGCCGCCCCGGTGTGGCGGCGGATCGCCGAGCGCCACGGGTTGCGGGAGCCGGACGTCGCGCGGGTCGCGTCGTGGTGGCACACCGACAGCGACCTCGGGCGGCCCATCGAGTGCCTGACCGACCTGAGCAAGAGCCGCAAGGCCGGGTTCACGGGCTACACCAGCACGCTCGACTCGTTCGCCCGGCTCTTCGAGACTCTGCGCGCGGAGCGGATCATCCCGCCCGCGGCGGACCGGTGA
- a CDS encoding cupin domain-containing protein has protein sequence MDDRIGPALREARVRQKRTLRGVALATGLSASLLSQVETGKSQPSVSTLYTLVSHLGLSLDELLGLDVGGRAPAASEPDVLETTIQRAADNPVLDMDNGVRWERLAVDDPRSVEPLLVTYQPGASSSADGGLMRHAGREHAYLLDGELTLRFESADHVLRAGDSVSFRSDRPHLYVNHTSAPARGVWFVVGRTGSGRPRERIAGPPAELLRLLDGARPVTSDER, from the coding sequence GTGGACGACCGGATCGGTCCTGCCCTGCGCGAAGCACGGGTCAGGCAGAAGCGCACCCTGCGCGGCGTCGCGCTGGCCACGGGACTCTCGGCGAGCCTGCTGTCGCAGGTCGAGACCGGCAAATCGCAGCCGTCCGTGAGCACGCTCTACACACTCGTCAGCCATCTCGGCCTGTCGCTGGACGAACTGCTCGGCCTCGACGTCGGCGGCCGCGCCCCGGCAGCGAGCGAACCGGACGTGCTCGAGACCACCATCCAGCGCGCGGCCGACAACCCGGTGCTGGACATGGACAACGGCGTGCGCTGGGAACGCCTCGCGGTCGACGACCCGAGATCCGTGGAACCGCTGCTGGTGACCTACCAGCCCGGCGCGAGCAGCTCCGCCGACGGCGGTCTCATGCGCCACGCGGGCAGGGAACACGCTTACCTCCTCGACGGTGAGCTCACGCTGCGGTTCGAGTCGGCCGACCACGTCCTGCGCGCCGGCGACTCGGTCTCCTTCCGCTCCGACCGCCCGCACCTCTACGTCAACCACACGTCCGCACCCGCGCGGGGCGTGTGGTTCGTCGTCGGCCGCACCGGCTCGGGCCGGCCACGCGAGCGGATCGCCGGCCCGCCGGCCGAACTGCTGCGACTGCTCGACGGCGCGCGCCCGGTCACCAGCGACGAGCGCTGA
- a CDS encoding SDR family NAD(P)-dependent oxidoreductase, whose product MADRLTGRTVVVTGAGRGIGAALARGMAAEGAALVVTDRDEPEAAAVAQAIRDSGGRAVHRRVDVAEREDVRAAIELAVSEFGRLDAYFNNAGFNEPEKFLDITEAVWERIFRVNAFGVVLGSQEAARQFIRQGTSGKIVNTSSIAGRQGFPSFAPYCASKAAVISLTQSGARALATHGVTVNAFAPGVVRTPLWDKLDRDLERIGEGDAGFAAMSGDIILGRPAEPDDLIPTAVFLAGPDSDYITGQVIPIEGGMVLV is encoded by the coding sequence ATGGCTGATCGGCTGACCGGCAGGACCGTGGTGGTGACCGGAGCGGGCCGGGGGATCGGCGCCGCCCTCGCCCGCGGGATGGCGGCCGAGGGTGCGGCGCTGGTCGTCACCGACCGCGACGAACCCGAGGCCGCCGCGGTGGCGCAGGCCATCCGCGACAGCGGCGGGCGTGCCGTGCACCGGCGCGTCGACGTCGCCGAACGCGAAGACGTGCGTGCGGCGATCGAGCTGGCCGTGAGCGAGTTCGGACGGCTCGACGCGTACTTCAACAACGCCGGGTTCAACGAGCCCGAGAAGTTCCTCGACATCACCGAAGCCGTGTGGGAGCGGATCTTCCGCGTCAACGCGTTCGGCGTCGTGCTCGGCAGCCAGGAGGCCGCCCGGCAGTTCATCCGGCAGGGGACGAGCGGCAAGATCGTCAACACCTCCTCGATCGCCGGGCGGCAGGGCTTCCCGAGCTTCGCGCCCTACTGCGCGAGCAAGGCGGCGGTGATCTCGCTGACCCAGTCCGGCGCGCGGGCACTGGCCACCCACGGCGTCACCGTCAACGCCTTCGCCCCCGGCGTGGTGCGGACCCCGTTGTGGGACAAGCTCGACCGCGACCTCGAGCGCATCGGGGAGGGCGACGCCGGGTTCGCCGCGATGTCCGGCGACATCATCCTCGGCCGCCCGGCCGAACCCGATGACCTGATCCCCACGGCCGTGTTCCTCGCCGGCCCCGACTCCGACTACATCACCGGGCAGGTGATCCCGATCGAGGGCGGGATGGTCCTCGTCTGA
- a CDS encoding Xaa-Pro peptidase family protein produces MPIATFGPNAVDWETRIDHDRLRTQRLQRLREQLDKSSLGAVLAFDFSNIRYMSATHIGTWAMDKLIRFALVTRTSDPIVWDFGSAAKHHQLYNPWLATTTAEADADPHAPHHGAVRPRAESGARAGISTLRGAFHPDAGIADEVAAKIKRELEKFGLLGEPLGVDVIELPILAALQRAGVTVTDGQQVFMEARRVKTADEISLLTQACSMVDAAYDDLYRFLRPGVRENECVGLVSKSLYDLGSEYVEGVNAISGERCSPHPHVFSDRLIRPGDPAFFDILHSHQGYRTCYYRTFAVGSASSAQRDAYVRAREYMDRAIALVRPGATTADIVSVWPTAQEFGFPDEEAAFGLQYGHGVGLSIWEKPIFSRLVSLDHPEVLEVGNVFALETYWPSADGVGAARIEEELVVTPEGCEVITKFPAEELLVAGPRYIGVNGALATARESQSHLNTPAGRGEATA; encoded by the coding sequence ATGCCGATCGCCACGTTCGGACCCAACGCCGTCGACTGGGAGACCCGGATCGACCACGACCGCCTGCGCACGCAGCGGCTGCAGCGCCTGCGCGAACAGCTGGACAAGTCGAGCCTCGGGGCCGTGCTCGCGTTCGACTTCTCGAACATCCGCTACATGTCCGCCACCCACATCGGCACGTGGGCCATGGACAAGCTCATCCGGTTCGCGCTGGTGACCCGCACCAGCGATCCCATCGTGTGGGACTTCGGGTCCGCGGCCAAGCACCACCAGCTCTACAACCCGTGGCTCGCCACCACGACGGCCGAAGCCGACGCCGACCCGCACGCGCCGCACCACGGTGCCGTGCGACCGCGCGCCGAATCCGGCGCCCGGGCGGGGATCTCGACGCTGCGCGGCGCGTTCCACCCCGACGCCGGCATCGCCGACGAGGTCGCCGCCAAGATCAAGCGCGAGCTGGAGAAGTTCGGCCTGCTCGGCGAACCGCTCGGCGTCGACGTGATCGAACTGCCGATCCTCGCGGCCCTGCAGCGCGCGGGCGTCACCGTCACCGACGGGCAGCAGGTCTTCATGGAGGCCCGGCGTGTGAAGACCGCCGACGAGATCTCGTTGCTGACCCAGGCGTGCTCCATGGTCGACGCGGCCTACGACGACCTCTACCGGTTCCTGCGCCCTGGGGTGCGGGAGAACGAATGCGTGGGCCTGGTCTCGAAGTCGTTGTACGACCTCGGTTCCGAGTACGTCGAGGGTGTCAACGCGATCTCCGGCGAGCGCTGCTCACCGCACCCGCACGTGTTCTCCGACCGGCTGATCCGGCCCGGTGACCCGGCGTTCTTCGACATCCTGCACAGCCACCAGGGCTACCGCACCTGCTACTACCGCACCTTCGCCGTCGGTTCGGCCAGCAGCGCGCAGCGCGACGCCTACGTGCGGGCCCGCGAGTACATGGACCGCGCCATCGCGCTGGTGCGTCCGGGCGCCACGACGGCGGACATCGTGTCGGTATGGCCCACCGCGCAGGAGTTCGGTTTTCCCGACGAGGAAGCCGCGTTCGGCCTGCAGTACGGGCACGGCGTCGGGCTGTCCATCTGGGAGAAGCCGATCTTCTCCCGCCTGGTCTCGCTGGACCACCCGGAGGTGCTGGAGGTCGGCAACGTCTTCGCACTCGAGACGTACTGGCCCTCGGCCGACGGCGTCGGCGCGGCGCGGATCGAGGAGGAGCTGGTGGTGACCCCCGAGGGCTGCGAGGTCATCACCAAGTTCCCGGCCGAGGAACTGCTCGTCGCCGGACCCCGCTACATCGGGGTGAACGGTGCGCTCGCCACCGCGCGCGAATCCCAGTCCCACCTGAACACGCCGGCCGGCCGCGGCGAAGCCACCGCGTGA
- a CDS encoding zinc-binding dehydrogenase, which produces MKALRFTAADAVSVDELEVPRIAAGEVLVAARSVGICHSDIELLEGRYIIPFSYPVIPGHEWSGEIVETGADVTDFAPGDRVVGECVIGADHFGFSISGAAAEFFVAKPAWLHRLPDSLSFTDGALVEPFSCGYHALLKAGNVNASDTVVVFGAGPIGLGVTAGAAALGARTITVEPAAGRAEAARKLGAELVLDPAAAPIAEQVAESTGGVGGTVVIEATGRPAVMADVLKVAAHGARIVYVGIDVGGSAPAELGLIQSKELAIRGIIGSPGVWPDTLRFLDRAGLDLSELVTSRFPVSRAAEAIAASRDTARNIKVHLEFGATR; this is translated from the coding sequence ATGAAAGCCCTGAGGTTCACCGCCGCGGACGCGGTGTCCGTCGACGAGCTGGAGGTGCCGCGGATCGCCGCCGGCGAGGTGCTCGTCGCGGCCCGGTCGGTCGGCATCTGCCACTCGGACATCGAATTGCTCGAAGGCCGGTACATCATCCCGTTCTCCTACCCGGTCATCCCGGGGCACGAGTGGTCCGGGGAGATCGTCGAGACCGGTGCCGACGTCACGGACTTCGCGCCCGGTGACCGCGTCGTGGGCGAGTGCGTGATCGGTGCCGATCACTTCGGTTTCTCGATCAGCGGTGCGGCGGCGGAGTTCTTCGTCGCCAAACCAGCGTGGCTGCACCGGTTGCCGGATTCGCTGTCGTTCACCGACGGCGCGCTCGTGGAACCCTTCAGCTGCGGGTACCACGCGCTGTTGAAGGCGGGCAACGTCAACGCCAGCGACACGGTGGTGGTGTTCGGCGCCGGTCCCATCGGGCTCGGCGTCACCGCCGGCGCCGCGGCGCTCGGGGCCCGCACCATCACCGTGGAACCGGCGGCCGGCCGGGCCGAGGCCGCCCGGAAGCTCGGCGCCGAACTGGTGCTCGACCCGGCAGCGGCGCCGATCGCGGAGCAGGTCGCCGAGTCGACCGGCGGCGTCGGAGGCACGGTGGTGATCGAGGCGACCGGCCGGCCCGCCGTGATGGCCGATGTGCTCAAGGTCGCCGCGCACGGGGCCCGGATCGTCTACGTCGGCATCGACGTCGGCGGCAGCGCGCCCGCCGAGCTGGGCCTCATCCAGTCGAAGGAGCTCGCCATCCGCGGGATCATCGGGTCGCCGGGGGTGTGGCCGGACACGCTGCGGTTCCTCGACCGCGCCGGGCTCGACCTGTCGGAGCTGGTGACGAGCCGATTCCCGGTTTCGCGGGCGGCCGAAGCGATCGCCGCATCACGCGACACTGCGCGCAACATCAAGGTGCACCTCGAGTTCGGGGCCACGCGGTGA